A stretch of DNA from Streptomyces sp. NBC_01197:
GGCACCTGGGCCCAGCCGATGTCGGCCGCGCCGGCTTCGGAGAGCAGCCCGGTCTTGAAGACCATCGCGGCGAGACCGAGCGAGGCGTGCGGCGCGGTCGCGTTGAGCGTCGCGACACCCACCAGGTCCCAGAGGGCCTCAATGGTGCGGTCGGACTGCCCTTGCGCGCGCAGCCAGCTCGCGAAGTCCGTGTCGTCCAGGGCGGGATCGGTGAGGTCGAGCCCCTTGAGCGCCAGCGCGGCGCGGCCGACGCTCGCCCGCTCGGCGAGCGAGAGATGGGGGTACGTCGCGAGGCTCCGGGCGAGGTGCAGCGGCACCGGCAGTCCGCTGCGGCGCAGCCGGCCGAGGCGCGGGCCGTTCGCCGGCGCGATGTCGAGCACGGGTACGTCGAGCCGGTCCTGCAGGGGCGCGAGGGCGGTTCCGCCGACCCGGTCGAGGAACCAGCGGTACGCGGTGCAGCAGCGCAGGTACACATGCTGGCCGTTGTCCACGGTCAGCTCGCCGCGCTGGAACGAGAAGGCGAGACCGCCCAGCCGGGGCCGGCCTTCGAGCAGGGTCACGCGTACGCCCGCTTCGGCGAGTTCGAGTGCGGCGGTGATGCCGGCCAGCCCTCCGCCGACCACGACCGCGCGCGTCGGCCGTGCCGCGTCGGCTGTCATACGCCCCCCTTCCAGGACCGGCCGTCCGCGTGAGGACGGCAGATTGTCGAAGTCAGGGACGCGTGATCTTCCCCGGAGGTTGAGTGCCGCTCGGCGGACCGTGGCGGAGCGGGTCTGTCGAGGGGCATCAGGCGCGCCTCCGGGCGCTCTGCCGTGTGATGTTCCGGGTGTCGAGACCGGAGAGACCGCGGACCGCGACGTACGCCTTCTCCCGGCCCGGCAGCGAGACACGGCCGCGCAGGACCGCCTCGGGGTCGCGCTCGATGCGGTCAAGGAGGCGCCGGTAGATGCCTGCCATCGCGGCGACGCACGCCCCGCTGCGGCGGTCGAGGAAGGGCAGCAGCCGGTAGCCCTCGGCGAACAGGGTGCGGGCGCGGCGCACCTCGAAGTGCACAAGACCGGCGAAGTCGGATCCCGCGGGCGGTGTCGCGCTGTGGAAGCCGTCCGAGCAGCCGAACTTGGCGAGGTCATCGGCGGGCAGATAGGTGCGGCCGTTGCCCGCGTCCTCCCGGACGTCCCGGAGGATGTTGGTGAGCTGGAGCGCGAGGCCGAGCGTGTCGGCGTACTGGGACGCCCGGTCGGCGGCGGCCGCACTCGCGGCGTTGCCGAAGATTCCGAGCGAGAGCCGGCCGATGGCGCCCGCGACGCAACGGCAGTAGACCTCCAGGTCGTCCCAGGTCTCATAGGTCTCGCCGCGTACGTCCATCAGTACGCCGTCGATGAGTTCGTCGAGCCCGCCGAGCGGGATCGGGAACCGGCGTGCCGCGTCGGTCAGCGCCACCGCGACCGGGTCCGTGTCGTCCTCCTCCACGGCTCCTTCGCGGATCCGTCCGAGGAGTTCGCGCGTCGAC
This window harbors:
- the hpnD gene encoding presqualene diphosphate synthase HpnD yields the protein MSRTVEGQTPVSGPVVAAYTYCEAVTGQQARNFAYGIRLLPADKRQAMSALYAFSRRVDDIGDGELAPDVKRERLESTRELLGRIREGAVEEDDTDPVAVALTDAARRFPIPLGGLDELIDGVLMDVRGETYETWDDLEVYCRCVAGAIGRLSLGIFGNAASAAAADRASQYADTLGLALQLTNILRDVREDAGNGRTYLPADDLAKFGCSDGFHSATPPAGSDFAGLVHFEVRRARTLFAEGYRLLPFLDRRSGACVAAMAGIYRRLLDRIERDPEAVLRGRVSLPGREKAYVAVRGLSGLDTRNITRQSARRRA